GGGCTCAACCGATTGCCGCGGTGTCCAAGCTTCGTCTGGGGGACCGCTCCTTGCGCGGCACCAGGCTGGTCCACACGCATCTTCGGGACGAGGCCGTGCCCCGGGAGGACCTGACCAACCTGGCGTTGTTGAGACTTGATCTGCTGGCAAAGTTGAGCGTAGCCGAGGACGGAAATCCCGGCCAGATCCGTCTGGCGCACCTTCTGCCGCCCAACGCCGCGGGCCTGGTGTATGAAGTCAACCCGCCGGTCTCTTTTCACGAGCTGCATCTGGATTGCGCGAGATTTATCTCCGATTTGGAGAACCGAATCGCCAAGTCCTCCTCCGGCCATGAAGTCGCTGCCGGCCAGGACCCCGCCATCCTGGTCAGCGCCAGCACGCGCAGCCGGATGGAACAGGAAGAGCGCCTGCTCGAGCTCGCCGAACTGGCGAGATCCGCCGGCCTCACCGTGTTGGATCGCATCGTCCAACGCACGCCGGTCGTCCATCCCAAGTATCTGATGGGAAGCGGCAAATTGAAAGAAGTCGTGATCACTGCGCTGCAACAGGGTGCCAATCTGTTGATTTTCGATCAGGACCTGTCGCCGGCCCAGGTCCGCGCGATCACGGAGGTCACGGACCTCCGGGTCATCGACCGCACGCAATTGATCCTGGATATTTTCGCGCAGAGGGCGCATACGCGCGAAGGCAAAGTGCAGGTGGAATTGGCGCAGCTCCGCTACCTGCTCCCTCGCCTTTCCGGCCAGGGCACGAGCCTCTCCCGGTTGGGAGGAGGCATCGGCGGACGCGGACCGGGCGAGACCAAGTTGGAGACGGATCGCCGGCGTGTGCGTGACCGCATCGCCCATCTGG
The DNA window shown above is from Nitrospira tepida and carries:
- the hflX gene encoding GTPase HflX, which produces MQLEHLTRRRVPADKVISAELARSCTQLSRLIGRPIGALLTRRGAVERVVVGADWAQPIAAVSKLRLGDRSLRGTRLVHTHLRDEAVPREDLTNLALLRLDLLAKLSVAEDGNPGQIRLAHLLPPNAAGLVYEVNPPVSFHELHLDCARFISDLENRIAKSSSGHEVAAGQDPAILVSASTRSRMEQEERLLELAELARSAGLTVLDRIVQRTPVVHPKYLMGSGKLKEVVITALQQGANLLIFDQDLSPAQVRAITEVTDLRVIDRTQLILDIFAQRAHTREGKVQVELAQLRYLLPRLSGQGTSLSRLGGGIGGRGPGETKLETDRRRVRDRIAHLERQLATFARHQDQRRARRKRQGVPVVSIVGYTNAGKSTLLNVLTRSQVSAQDRLFETLDTSSRRLRFPRDREVIVTDTVGFIRDLPKDLMGIFRTTLRELRDADLLLHLVAADASDPDRQIRAVEDILRDLDMADIPRLLVFNKCDQIPLSERDGLCRRFGALAISAMQPQSLTPLIAHLDGMLCRVQAFGDPMTSGGALPVPCLDMDSTRLQGKRTAAVGPANGVGM